A stretch of the Elephas maximus indicus isolate mEleMax1 chromosome 3, mEleMax1 primary haplotype, whole genome shotgun sequence genome encodes the following:
- the GMEB1 gene encoding glucocorticoid modulatory element-binding protein 1 isoform X2 — MANAEVSVPVGDVVVVPTEGNEGENPENTKTQVILQLQPVQQGIYEAGSENNTAVVAVETHTIHKIEEGIDASTIEANEDMEIAYPITCGESKAILLWKKFVCPGINVKCVKFNDQLISPKHFVHLAGKSTLKDWKRAIRLGGIMLRKMMDSGQIDFYQHDKVCSNTCRSTKFDLLISSARAPVPGQQTSVVQTPTSADGSITQIAISEESMEEAGLEWNSALTAAVTMATEEGVKKDSEEISEDTLMFWKGIADVGLMEEVVCNIQKEIEELLRGVQQRLIQAPFQVTDAAVLNNVAHTFGLMDTVKKVLDNRKNQVEQGEEQFLYTLTDLERQLEEQKKQAQDHRLKSQTVQNVVLMPVSTPKPPKRPRLQRPASTTVLSPSPPVQQPQFTVISPITITPVGQSFSMGNIPVATLSQGSSPLTVHTLPSGPQLFRYATVVSSTKSNSPDTMTIHPSSSLALLSSTAMQDGGTLGNMTTMVSPVELVAMESGLTSAIQAVESTSEDGQTIIEIDPAPDPEAEDTEGKAVILETELRTEEKVVAEMEEHQHQVHNVEIVVLED, encoded by the exons ATGGCTAATGCGGAAGTGAGTGTCCCAGTGGGGGATGTAGTTGTGGTACCCACTGAAGGCAATGAAGGAGAGAACCCTGAAAACACTAAGACCCAGGTGATCTTGCAGTTACAACCTGTGCAGCAAGG GATTTATGAAGCTGGGTCGGAGAACAACACAGCAGTTGTGGCAGTAGAAactcacacaatacacaaaatTGAGGAAGGGATTG aTGCAAGCACTATAGAAGCAAATGAGGATATGGAAATTGCTTACCCCATAACTTGTGGGGAGAGCAAAGCCATCCTCCTCTGGAAGAAGTTTGTATGTCCAGGAATAAATGTGAAGTGTGTCAAG TTCAATGATCAGTTGATCAGTCCCAAGCATTTTGTTCATCTGGCTGGCAAGTCCACCCTGaaggactggaagagagccattcGTCTGGGTGGAATCATGCTCAG GAAAATGATGGACTCTGGACAGATCGATTTTTACCAGCATGACAAGGTTTGCTCCAATACCTGCAGAAGCACCAAATTTGATCTTCTCATCAGCAGTGCAAGAGCTCCCGTGCCAGGACAGCAGACAAGTGTGGTGCAGACACCCACCTCCGCCGATG GTAGCATCACACAGATTGCCATCTCAGAGGAGAGCATGGAAGAGGCAGGGCTGGAATGGAACTCAGCCCTCACTGCTGCCGTTACCATGGCCACAGAGGAGGGCGTGAAGAAAGACTCAGAGGAAATTTCAG AGGACACTTTGATGTTCTGGAAAGGAATAGCTGATGTAGGGCTGATGGAAGAGGTTGTCTGTAATATACAGAAGGAAATAGAGGAGCTACTCAGGGGAGTTCAGCAGCGGCTCATTCAGGCTCCATTCCAGGTCACAG ATGCTGCTGTTCTCAATAATGTAGCACATACATTTGGCCTAATGGACACAGTCAAGAAGGTTTTGGACAACAGGAAGAACCAAGTAGAGCAGGGAGAAGAGCAATTTCTCTATACTCTGacag ACTTGGAACGCCAGTTGGAAGAGCAGAAGAAGCAAGCTCAGGATCACAGGCTGAAATCCCAGACGGTTCAAAATGTGGTGCTGATGCCTGTGAGCACTCCTAAACCTCCAAAAAGGCCCCGGCTCCAGCGGCCAGCCTCCACCACCGTTCTGAGCCCTTCTCCTCCTGTCCAGCAGCCTCAGTTCACAGTCATCTCACCCATCACCATCACCCCAGTGGGTCAGTCATTTTCCATGGGTAATATTCCAGTGGCCACCCTCAGCCAGGGCTCCAGCCCTTTGACTGTCCACACACTGCCTTCTGGCCCTCAGCTCTTCCGCTATGCCACAGTGGTCTCCTCTACCAAGAGCAACTCACCAGACACAATGACCATCCACCCGTCGTCTAGCTTAGCACTGCTAAGCTCCACCGCCATGCAGGATGGGGGTACCCTGGGCAACATGACCACCATGGTGAGCCCTGTGGAGTTGGTGGCCATGGAGTCTGGCCTGACCTCAGCAATCCAGGCTGTTGAAAGCACCTCAGAGGATGGGCAGACCATCATTGAGATTGACCCAGCCCCAGACCCAGAGGCTGAGGATACTGAGGGCAAAGCAGTCATCTTGGAGACAGAGCTGAGGACtgaggagaaagttgtggctgaGATGGAAGAACACCAGCATCAAGTCCACAATGTGGAAATTGTGGTCTTGGAGGATTAA
- the GMEB1 gene encoding glucocorticoid modulatory element-binding protein 1 isoform X1, with amino-acid sequence MANAEVSVPVGDVVVVPTEGNEGENPENTKTQVILQLQPVQQGLFIDGHFYNRIYEAGSENNTAVVAVETHTIHKIEEGIDASTIEANEDMEIAYPITCGESKAILLWKKFVCPGINVKCVKFNDQLISPKHFVHLAGKSTLKDWKRAIRLGGIMLRKMMDSGQIDFYQHDKVCSNTCRSTKFDLLISSARAPVPGQQTSVVQTPTSADGSITQIAISEESMEEAGLEWNSALTAAVTMATEEGVKKDSEEISEDTLMFWKGIADVGLMEEVVCNIQKEIEELLRGVQQRLIQAPFQVTDAAVLNNVAHTFGLMDTVKKVLDNRKNQVEQGEEQFLYTLTDLERQLEEQKKQAQDHRLKSQTVQNVVLMPVSTPKPPKRPRLQRPASTTVLSPSPPVQQPQFTVISPITITPVGQSFSMGNIPVATLSQGSSPLTVHTLPSGPQLFRYATVVSSTKSNSPDTMTIHPSSSLALLSSTAMQDGGTLGNMTTMVSPVELVAMESGLTSAIQAVESTSEDGQTIIEIDPAPDPEAEDTEGKAVILETELRTEEKVVAEMEEHQHQVHNVEIVVLED; translated from the exons ATGGCTAATGCGGAAGTGAGTGTCCCAGTGGGGGATGTAGTTGTGGTACCCACTGAAGGCAATGAAGGAGAGAACCCTGAAAACACTAAGACCCAGGTGATCTTGCAGTTACAACCTGTGCAGCAAGG TTTGTTTATCGATGGACACTTTTACAACAGGATTTATGAAGCTGGGTCGGAGAACAACACAGCAGTTGTGGCAGTAGAAactcacacaatacacaaaatTGAGGAAGGGATTG aTGCAAGCACTATAGAAGCAAATGAGGATATGGAAATTGCTTACCCCATAACTTGTGGGGAGAGCAAAGCCATCCTCCTCTGGAAGAAGTTTGTATGTCCAGGAATAAATGTGAAGTGTGTCAAG TTCAATGATCAGTTGATCAGTCCCAAGCATTTTGTTCATCTGGCTGGCAAGTCCACCCTGaaggactggaagagagccattcGTCTGGGTGGAATCATGCTCAG GAAAATGATGGACTCTGGACAGATCGATTTTTACCAGCATGACAAGGTTTGCTCCAATACCTGCAGAAGCACCAAATTTGATCTTCTCATCAGCAGTGCAAGAGCTCCCGTGCCAGGACAGCAGACAAGTGTGGTGCAGACACCCACCTCCGCCGATG GTAGCATCACACAGATTGCCATCTCAGAGGAGAGCATGGAAGAGGCAGGGCTGGAATGGAACTCAGCCCTCACTGCTGCCGTTACCATGGCCACAGAGGAGGGCGTGAAGAAAGACTCAGAGGAAATTTCAG AGGACACTTTGATGTTCTGGAAAGGAATAGCTGATGTAGGGCTGATGGAAGAGGTTGTCTGTAATATACAGAAGGAAATAGAGGAGCTACTCAGGGGAGTTCAGCAGCGGCTCATTCAGGCTCCATTCCAGGTCACAG ATGCTGCTGTTCTCAATAATGTAGCACATACATTTGGCCTAATGGACACAGTCAAGAAGGTTTTGGACAACAGGAAGAACCAAGTAGAGCAGGGAGAAGAGCAATTTCTCTATACTCTGacag ACTTGGAACGCCAGTTGGAAGAGCAGAAGAAGCAAGCTCAGGATCACAGGCTGAAATCCCAGACGGTTCAAAATGTGGTGCTGATGCCTGTGAGCACTCCTAAACCTCCAAAAAGGCCCCGGCTCCAGCGGCCAGCCTCCACCACCGTTCTGAGCCCTTCTCCTCCTGTCCAGCAGCCTCAGTTCACAGTCATCTCACCCATCACCATCACCCCAGTGGGTCAGTCATTTTCCATGGGTAATATTCCAGTGGCCACCCTCAGCCAGGGCTCCAGCCCTTTGACTGTCCACACACTGCCTTCTGGCCCTCAGCTCTTCCGCTATGCCACAGTGGTCTCCTCTACCAAGAGCAACTCACCAGACACAATGACCATCCACCCGTCGTCTAGCTTAGCACTGCTAAGCTCCACCGCCATGCAGGATGGGGGTACCCTGGGCAACATGACCACCATGGTGAGCCCTGTGGAGTTGGTGGCCATGGAGTCTGGCCTGACCTCAGCAATCCAGGCTGTTGAAAGCACCTCAGAGGATGGGCAGACCATCATTGAGATTGACCCAGCCCCAGACCCAGAGGCTGAGGATACTGAGGGCAAAGCAGTCATCTTGGAGACAGAGCTGAGGACtgaggagaaagttgtggctgaGATGGAAGAACACCAGCATCAAGTCCACAATGTGGAAATTGTGGTCTTGGAGGATTAA